The Cohnella abietis genome has a segment encoding these proteins:
- a CDS encoding methylated-DNA--[protein]-cysteine S-methyltransferase, with product MENKGEAPYLYWTYLTQGSEQLVIAATSQGLCYVGSWEQSLQVVKDWAKKSYPSYEWVQDEAHMEPYHRQLKEYLEGERTSFSLPLDLQGTPFQRSVWDAMSQVPYGQTVSYLDVAQILHNPKSVRAVGSAIGKNPVLIVAPCHRIIGKNGGMTGYRGGIPMKQQLLSLESAGRH from the coding sequence ATGGAGAATAAAGGAGAAGCTCCTTACCTATACTGGACATATCTAACGCAGGGCTCCGAACAACTGGTTATTGCAGCTACCTCGCAGGGTCTGTGCTACGTCGGTTCATGGGAACAGTCATTGCAGGTGGTTAAGGATTGGGCTAAGAAAAGCTATCCGAGCTATGAATGGGTTCAGGATGAAGCCCACATGGAGCCGTATCATCGACAGCTGAAGGAGTATTTGGAAGGGGAGCGAACTTCATTTTCTCTACCTTTGGATTTGCAGGGCACTCCGTTCCAGCGTTCAGTATGGGATGCGATGAGCCAAGTGCCTTATGGTCAAACAGTGAGCTATCTCGATGTGGCACAAATTCTTCACAACCCGAAATCAGTAAGAGCAGTTGGCTCAGCAATCGGCAAAAATCCCGTATTAATCGTCGCACCCTGCCATCGGATTATTGGTAAAAATGGCGGAATGACAGGCTATCGAGGCGGAATTCCGATGAAGCAGCAGCTGCTTAGTTTGGAGAGCGCGGGAAGGCATTGA
- a CDS encoding manganese-dependent inorganic pyrophosphatase produces MSKVLIFGHKNPDTDTICSAIAYADLKKQLGEDVEAVRLGSISGETQFALDKFGVQAPRLVETVANEVKGVILVDHNERQQSVSDIDQVTVLEVIDHHRIANFETSAPLYYRAEPVGCTATILNKLYKENGKSIPKEIAGLMLSAIISDSLLFKSPTCTAQDVAAARELAEIAGVDADSYGLDMLKAGADLSDKTIAQLISLDAKEFQMGSAKVEIAQVNAVDVNDVLSKQAELEDALTAIISEKGLDLFLFVVTDILNNDSVGLAIGRAADAVEQAYNVKLQDNKAVLKGVVSRKSQIVPVLTDIFNKR; encoded by the coding sequence ATGAGCAAAGTATTGATCTTCGGTCACAAAAATCCGGATACGGATACGATTTGTTCCGCCATTGCCTATGCGGATTTGAAGAAACAGCTAGGAGAAGACGTTGAAGCTGTACGTCTAGGCTCTATTAGCGGTGAAACGCAATTCGCGCTTGATAAATTCGGCGTTCAAGCACCACGTCTTGTTGAGACGGTTGCTAATGAAGTTAAAGGCGTTATTCTCGTGGATCACAATGAACGTCAACAAAGCGTGTCTGATATCGATCAAGTTACTGTGCTGGAGGTTATCGACCACCACCGCATTGCTAATTTCGAGACAAGCGCTCCACTTTATTACCGTGCTGAACCAGTTGGCTGTACTGCGACTATTCTTAATAAGCTCTACAAAGAAAACGGAAAATCTATCCCTAAAGAAATTGCTGGGTTGATGCTTTCTGCAATCATCTCCGATTCCTTGTTGTTCAAATCACCTACCTGCACAGCACAAGACGTTGCTGCTGCTCGTGAGCTAGCAGAAATTGCTGGCGTTGACGCAGATAGCTACGGATTGGATATGCTGAAAGCGGGCGCTGATCTTAGCGACAAAACCATTGCTCAGCTTATCTCCTTGGATGCAAAAGAATTCCAAATGGGTAGCGCAAAGGTAGAAATTGCTCAAGTTAATGCTGTGGATGTGAATGATGTTCTGTCCAAGCAAGCTGAGCTAGAAGATGCTCTTACAGCTATCATTAGTGAAAAAGGATTGGATCTGTTCTTGTTCGTCGTGACGGACATTCTGAACAACGATTCTGTTGGTCTTGCTATTGGCCGTGCAGCTGATGCTGTAGAGCAAGCTTACAATGTTAAGCTTCA
- a CDS encoding DNA-3-methyladenine glycosylase family protein — MSQIIKIPVPTEFLFSVNLDYLSRSPDECLYQIREDKLYKAILVGDSTALFEVSEENNCLVIRSIEENVAWSIEVQEAIIAYVREWFDLDNDLAPFYLMSGQDAVLQGVVARLYGLRNMGIPDLFEALCWGIIGQQINLAFAYTLKRRFVETFGKPVKAGEHTYWLFPTPQDIAKLTVDDIAALKMTSKKSEYLIGVAQLIVDGRISKEGLLEADSFKTAEKMLVSIRGIGPWTANYVLMRCLRYPAAFPIDDVGLHNAIKSVLELQQKPTVSQIKELAIGWTNWEAYATFYLWRVLY, encoded by the coding sequence ATGAGTCAAATAATAAAAATCCCCGTCCCTACAGAATTCTTATTTTCCGTCAACTTAGATTACTTATCCCGTTCGCCCGATGAATGCTTGTACCAAATACGCGAGGATAAGCTATATAAGGCTATTCTAGTTGGGGACTCTACGGCTTTGTTTGAAGTTAGCGAGGAAAATAACTGTCTAGTCATTCGGTCCATTGAGGAAAATGTAGCTTGGAGCATCGAGGTACAGGAAGCGATTATCGCCTACGTTAGGGAGTGGTTCGATCTCGATAACGATTTGGCTCCGTTCTACCTCATGTCAGGGCAAGATGCCGTATTACAAGGTGTTGTTGCTCGATTGTACGGACTTCGAAATATGGGTATACCCGATTTGTTCGAGGCATTGTGCTGGGGCATTATTGGTCAACAAATTAATTTGGCTTTTGCCTATACCCTTAAGCGACGCTTCGTTGAAACATTCGGGAAGCCGGTAAAGGCTGGCGAACACACTTATTGGTTATTTCCGACTCCTCAGGATATCGCTAAGCTAACTGTTGATGATATAGCTGCATTGAAAATGACCTCCAAAAAGTCCGAGTATCTTATCGGGGTTGCCCAGCTTATAGTCGATGGTCGGATAAGTAAGGAAGGTCTATTGGAAGCAGACAGCTTCAAAACAGCCGAAAAAATGCTTGTGTCGATACGCGGAATAGGCCCTTGGACTGCGAATTATGTGCTCATGAGATGCTTGAGATATCCTGCCGCCTTCCCGATTGACGATGTAGGCCTTCACAATGCCATTAAATCCGTCCTAGAGCTTCAACAGAAACCAACCGTCTCGCAAATCAAAGAGCTTGCAATCGGCTGGACGAATTGGGAAGCTTACGCTACCTTCTATCTGTGGCGTGTCCTGTATTGA
- a CDS encoding bifunctional transcriptional activator/DNA repair enzyme AdaA — translation MNDELWQAIVLNDASYDGKFYYGVMTTGIFCRPSCKSRVPVRSNVRLFQNSAEALSASFRPCKRCKPDGGRLPNEEWVMQMIQVIESRFAEPLTLGKLAEIFHGSPYHLQRTFKRIQGVSPAEYLLQTRISKARELLLNTTLSVTEIALAVGIPNTSHFSTQFLSRVGCSPSLYRKNNRDLLTNGGAPNGE, via the coding sequence ATGAATGATGAATTGTGGCAGGCAATCGTCCTGAACGATGCCTCATATGACGGTAAATTTTATTATGGAGTCATGACAACGGGCATTTTCTGTCGACCCTCATGTAAATCACGAGTACCCGTAAGATCGAATGTTAGGTTATTTCAAAATAGTGCAGAGGCTTTATCAGCAAGCTTCCGACCCTGCAAGCGGTGTAAGCCAGATGGCGGGAGGCTGCCTAATGAAGAATGGGTAATGCAGATGATTCAAGTCATTGAATCACGCTTTGCGGAGCCGCTGACGCTTGGTAAGCTTGCCGAAATCTTTCATGGGAGTCCCTATCACCTTCAACGCACATTCAAAAGAATTCAGGGCGTTTCGCCGGCTGAATATCTTCTTCAAACAAGAATATCTAAAGCGCGCGAGCTACTTTTGAATACGACTCTCTCCGTAACGGAAATCGCCCTCGCAGTCGGGATACCGAACACGTCACATTTTTCAACCCAATTTCTAAGTCGAGTCGGATGCTCGCCGTCCTTATATCGCAAAAACAATAGAGACTTATTAACAAATGGAGGTGCACCGAATGGAGAATAA